In the genome of Mycobacterium kansasii ATCC 12478, one region contains:
- the obgE gene encoding GTPase ObgE: protein MPRFVDRVVVHVRAGSGGNGCASVHREKFKPLGGPDGGNGGRGGSIVFVVDPQVHTLLDFHFHPHITAPSGKPGMGSNRDGAAGADLEVKVPDGTVVLDETGRLLADLVGAGTRFAAAAGGRGGLGNAALASRARKAPGFALLGEPGQARDLTLELKTVADVGLIGFPSAGKSSLVSVISAAKPKIADYPFTTLVPNLGVVSAGEHAFTVADVPGLIPGAAQGRGLGLDFLRHIERCAVLVHVVDCATNEPGRDPISDIDALEAELAAYTPTLRGDSVLDDLTERPRAVVLNKIDVPEARELAEFVRDEIAQRGWPVFLVSTVTRENLQPLIFGLWHMVARYHAARPQVVPRRPVIRPVPVDDSGFDVQPDGRGGFVVTGARPERWIGQTDFDNDEAVGYLADRLARLGVEDELLRLGAQPGCAVTIGEMTFDWEPQTPAGGHVTMSGRGTDARLERNERVGAAERKAARQQRRERGES, encoded by the coding sequence ATGCCCCGGTTCGTGGATCGGGTGGTCGTTCACGTGCGGGCGGGCTCGGGTGGTAACGGCTGCGCCTCGGTCCATCGGGAGAAGTTCAAGCCGCTGGGCGGTCCCGACGGCGGCAACGGCGGTCGCGGCGGCAGCATCGTCTTTGTAGTAGATCCGCAGGTGCACACCCTGCTGGACTTCCATTTCCATCCCCACATCACCGCGCCCTCGGGCAAACCGGGGATGGGTAGCAACCGCGACGGCGCCGCGGGTGCCGATCTGGAGGTGAAGGTGCCCGACGGCACCGTCGTGCTGGACGAAACCGGGCGGTTGCTGGCCGATCTGGTCGGGGCCGGCACCCGCTTTGCGGCCGCCGCTGGTGGCCGCGGCGGGTTGGGCAACGCCGCGCTGGCGTCGCGGGCCCGCAAAGCCCCCGGATTCGCGCTGCTCGGCGAACCCGGACAAGCGCGGGATCTGACCCTGGAACTCAAGACCGTCGCCGACGTCGGGCTCATCGGATTCCCGTCGGCCGGAAAGTCGTCGCTGGTGTCGGTCATTTCGGCGGCCAAACCCAAGATCGCCGACTACCCGTTTACCACCCTGGTGCCCAACCTCGGGGTGGTCTCGGCAGGCGAACACGCATTCACCGTCGCCGACGTGCCCGGCTTGATCCCGGGCGCGGCCCAGGGCCGCGGGCTTGGCCTGGATTTCCTGCGGCACATCGAGCGGTGCGCGGTGCTGGTGCATGTCGTGGACTGCGCGACCAACGAGCCCGGCCGCGACCCGATCTCCGACATCGACGCGCTGGAAGCCGAACTGGCGGCCTACACACCCACGCTGAGGGGGGATTCGGTGCTCGACGATCTCACCGAGCGGCCCCGGGCGGTGGTGCTCAACAAGATCGACGTCCCCGAGGCCCGGGAACTCGCCGAGTTCGTTCGCGACGAGATCGCCCAACGCGGCTGGCCGGTGTTCCTGGTGTCCACGGTCACCCGGGAGAACCTGCAGCCGTTGATCTTCGGGCTGTGGCACATGGTTGCGCGATACCACGCCGCACGGCCTCAGGTGGTGCCGCGACGGCCGGTCATTCGCCCGGTGCCCGTCGACGACAGTGGTTTCGACGTGCAGCCCGACGGCCGCGGTGGCTTCGTGGTGACCGGGGCCCGGCCCGAACGCTGGATCGGGCAGACCGACTTCGACAACGACGAGGCCGTCGGCTATCTCGCGGACCGCCTGGCGCGCCTGGGTGTCGAGGACGAGCTGTTGCGACTGGGTGCCCAGCCGGGGTGTGCGGTGACGATCGGTGAGATGACCTTCGACTGGGAGCCGCAAACTCCCGCGGGCGGTCACGTCACGATGTCGGGCCGGGGCACCGATGCGCGCCTGGAGCGCAACGAGCGGGTCGGCGCCGCCGAGCGCAAGGCGGCCCGCCAGCAGCGACGCGAACGCGGTGAGAGCTGA
- the rpmA gene encoding 50S ribosomal protein L27, translating into MAHKKGASSSRNGRDSAAQRLGVKRFGGQVVKAGEILIRQRGTKIHPGINVGRGGDDTLFAKAGGAVEFGIKRGRKTVNIVPQP; encoded by the coding sequence ATGGCACACAAGAAGGGCGCTTCCAGCTCACGCAACGGTCGGGACTCGGCCGCGCAGCGGCTGGGTGTCAAGCGGTTCGGCGGCCAGGTCGTCAAGGCCGGCGAGATCCTGATTCGTCAGCGTGGCACCAAGATCCATCCCGGCATCAACGTCGGCCGTGGCGGGGATGACACGTTGTTCGCCAAGGCGGGCGGTGCGGTCGAGTTCGGCATCAAGCGTGGGCGCAAGACCGTCAACATCGTGCCGCAGCCCTAA
- the rplU gene encoding 50S ribosomal protein L21, whose translation MATYAIVKTGGKQYKVAVGDVVKVEKLESDPGAKVSLPVALVVDGATVTSDANALAKVAVTGEVLEHVKGPKIRIHKFKNKTGYHKRQGHRQQLTVLKVTGIK comes from the coding sequence ATGGCGACCTACGCAATCGTCAAGACCGGCGGCAAGCAATACAAGGTTGCCGTCGGAGACGTGGTCAAGGTCGAAAAGCTCGAATCCGACCCCGGCGCGAAGGTGTCGCTGCCGGTCGCCTTGGTCGTCGACGGTGCCACCGTCACCTCCGATGCCAACGCCCTGGCCAAGGTTGCGGTGACCGGCGAGGTCCTCGAGCACGTCAAGGGTCCCAAGATCCGGATCCACAAGTTCAAGAACAAGACCGGCTACCACAAGCGGCAGGGCCATCGTCAGCAGCTGACGGTCCTGAAAGTCACCGGCATCAAATAG
- a CDS encoding Rne/Rng family ribonuclease, with product MVDGAPSSDPKEPTRHEELPDRLRVHSLARTLGTSSRRVLDALNALDGRIRSAHSSVDRVDAVRVRDLLAETPIEEPANEPNQAKPEENAELGVAAAAVAPGEADDEADDEADYEADYEADEAPEPESRLLLETQETVQVVETWVERPHYLPLFVAPQPIPEAIDEDNGTDDEAADDSDDDDEHEQIDRPSGRRRRRGRRGRGRGRGEQGGSDGPGEDDGDEADRKANGDSARSDDSESDDAADSDDTDTDAGDDDNGSAEGASRRRRRRRRRKSGSGEDGDEGPAPDDPPNTVVHERAPRNGGAGDEESGSNEIKGIDGSTRLEAKRQRRRDGRDAGRRRPPVLTEAEFLARREAVERVMVVRDRVRTEPPHPGTRYTQIAVLEDGIVVEHFVTSAASASLVGNIYLGIVQNVLPSMEAAFVDIGRGRNGVLYAGEVNWDAAGLGGADRKIEQALKPGDYVVVQVSKDPVGHKGARLTTQVSLAGRYLVYVPGASSTGISRKLPDTERQRLKEILREVVPSDAGVIIRTASEGVKEGDIRADVTRLQERWQQIEAKAAEVKQKAAGAAVALYEEPDVLVKVIRDLFNEDFAGLIVSGDEAWTTINDYVNSVAPDLVSKLTKYEPAELAEGQTRPDVFAVHRIDEQLTKAMDRKVWLPSGGTLVIDRTEAMTVIDVNTGKFTGSGGNLEQTVTKNNLEAAEEIVRQLRLRDIGGIVVIDFIDMVLESNRDLVLRRLTEALARDRTRHQVSEVTSLGLVQLTRKRLGTGLIEAFSSSCPQCSGRGILLHADPVDAAPATGRKSESGGRRNRRSKKSRAEEPSDKGIVAKVPAHAPGEHPMFKAMAAGSSLGPGRGDGEPEESGEEFAAAIDEETAVAVSDGIDDLEEDADNAGEPDDIEDFEDTDEEDTDEEDTDEDADEDTDEDEELDDEELDDDELDDDDLGDDDLDDELDVDDSDTDDDDTDSEPADSPDGPPGPVEVASLPERPRRRRAAGRPAGPPIHVD from the coding sequence GTGGTAGACGGTGCCCCATCTTCAGACCCAAAAGAGCCGACACGGCATGAGGAACTGCCGGACCGCCTGAGAGTCCATTCGCTGGCACGAACGCTGGGGACCAGCAGCAGGCGGGTGCTCGATGCCCTCAACGCGCTGGACGGTCGTATCCGCAGCGCACATTCCAGCGTGGACCGGGTCGACGCAGTCCGGGTGCGCGACCTGCTGGCCGAAACGCCCATCGAAGAACCCGCCAACGAACCCAACCAAGCCAAACCAGAAGAAAACGCTGAACTCGGTGTCGCCGCGGCGGCTGTCGCACCGGGCGAAGCTGACGACGAAGCTGACGACGAAGCTGACTACGAAGCTGACTACGAGGCTGACGAGGCCCCGGAACCCGAATCCCGGCTGCTGCTGGAAACGCAGGAAACGGTGCAGGTCGTCGAGACGTGGGTGGAGCGGCCGCATTACCTGCCGCTGTTCGTCGCGCCGCAGCCGATTCCCGAGGCGATCGATGAGGACAACGGCACCGACGACGAGGCAGCCGACGATTCCGATGATGACGACGAACATGAGCAGATCGACCGGCCGAGCGGTCGGCGGCGTCGGCGTGGCCGTCGTGGCCGTGGTCGGGGACGCGGTGAACAGGGTGGATCCGACGGCCCCGGCGAAGATGACGGCGACGAAGCCGACCGGAAAGCGAATGGGGACTCTGCCCGTTCCGACGACTCCGAAAGTGACGATGCAGCGGACTCCGACGACACCGACACCGACGCCGGCGACGATGACAACGGCTCAGCAGAGGGCGCCAGCCGTCGTCGCCGCCGCCGCAGACGACGCAAGTCGGGTTCCGGAGAGGACGGCGACGAGGGCCCAGCGCCCGACGATCCGCCCAACACCGTCGTGCACGAACGCGCGCCCCGCAACGGCGGCGCCGGGGACGAAGAGTCCGGCAGCAACGAGATCAAGGGCATCGACGGCTCGACCCGGCTGGAAGCCAAACGGCAACGCCGCCGGGACGGCCGCGACGCCGGGCGGCGCCGTCCACCGGTACTGACCGAGGCCGAATTCCTGGCCAGACGAGAGGCCGTCGAGCGAGTCATGGTTGTGCGTGACCGGGTCCGCACCGAGCCGCCGCACCCGGGCACGCGCTACACCCAGATCGCGGTGCTCGAAGACGGCATCGTGGTCGAGCATTTCGTGACTTCCGCGGCTTCGGCTTCCCTGGTGGGCAACATCTACCTGGGCATCGTGCAGAACGTGTTGCCGTCGATGGAGGCGGCCTTCGTCGACATCGGTCGCGGCCGCAACGGTGTGCTCTACGCGGGTGAAGTCAACTGGGACGCAGCCGGACTCGGTGGGGCCGACCGCAAGATCGAACAGGCCCTCAAACCCGGCGACTACGTCGTCGTCCAGGTCAGCAAGGACCCGGTGGGCCACAAGGGAGCACGGCTGACGACGCAGGTGTCGCTGGCCGGCCGCTATCTGGTCTACGTGCCGGGCGCGTCGTCGACCGGGATCAGCCGCAAGCTGCCCGACACCGAACGCCAGCGGCTCAAGGAGATCCTGCGCGAGGTGGTGCCGTCCGACGCGGGAGTGATCATCCGCACCGCGTCCGAGGGGGTCAAAGAGGGCGACATTCGTGCCGACGTCACCCGGTTGCAGGAGCGCTGGCAACAGATCGAAGCCAAGGCCGCCGAGGTCAAGCAGAAGGCGGCCGGCGCTGCGGTGGCGCTCTACGAAGAACCGGATGTGCTGGTCAAGGTCATCCGCGACTTGTTCAACGAGGATTTTGCCGGGCTCATCGTTTCCGGCGACGAGGCCTGGACCACGATCAACGACTACGTGAATTCCGTTGCGCCCGATCTGGTTTCGAAATTGACCAAGTACGAGCCGGCCGAGCTTGCTGAAGGTCAGACGCGCCCCGACGTCTTTGCGGTGCATCGTATCGACGAGCAGCTGACGAAGGCGATGGACCGCAAGGTGTGGCTGCCGTCGGGCGGGACATTGGTGATCGACCGGACCGAGGCCATGACGGTGATCGACGTCAACACCGGCAAATTCACCGGGTCGGGGGGCAATCTCGAGCAGACCGTCACCAAGAACAACCTGGAGGCGGCCGAGGAGATCGTGCGTCAGCTGCGCCTGCGTGACATCGGCGGCATCGTGGTCATCGACTTCATCGACATGGTGCTGGAATCGAACCGCGACCTGGTGCTGCGCCGGCTGACCGAGGCGCTGGCCCGCGACCGCACCCGTCACCAGGTGTCCGAGGTGACCTCGCTGGGCTTGGTCCAGCTCACCCGCAAACGTTTGGGAACCGGCCTGATCGAGGCCTTCTCGTCGTCGTGTCCCCAGTGCAGCGGGCGTGGGATCCTGCTGCATGCCGATCCGGTGGATGCTGCGCCGGCGACCGGGCGAAAGTCGGAATCCGGAGGCCGGCGCAACAGGCGCTCGAAGAAGAGTCGCGCCGAAGAGCCCAGTGACAAAGGGATCGTGGCCAAGGTCCCCGCTCACGCCCCCGGCGAGCATCCGATGTTCAAAGCGATGGCAGCGGGCTCGTCCCTGGGACCCGGCCGTGGGGACGGGGAACCCGAGGAGTCCGGTGAGGAGTTCGCGGCCGCGATCGACGAAGAAACTGCGGTGGCGGTGTCCGACGGCATAGATGATCTCGAAGAAGACGCAGACAACGCCGGTGAGCCCGACGACATCGAAGACTTCGAGGACACCGACGAAGAAGACACCGATGAAGAGGACACCGACGAAGATGCCGACGAGGACACCGACGAGGACGAAGAACTCGACGACGAGGAGCTCGATGACGACGAGCTCGACGACGACGACCTCGGTGATGACGACCTCGATGACGAGCTCGACGTCGATGATTCCGACACCGACGACGACGACACCGATTCCGAGCCCGCCGACAGTCCCGATGGCCCGCCGGGACCCGTCGAGGTGGCATCGTTGCCGGAACGTCCGCGGCGGCGACGAGCGGCGGGCAGGCCGGCCGGTCCGCCGATCCATGTGGACTGA
- the ndk gene encoding nucleoside-diphosphate kinase → MTERTLVLIKPDGVQRGLIGEIIGRIERKGLTVAALELRNVNDELAGRHYAEHEGKPFFGSLLEFITSGPVVAAVVEGPRAVAAFRQLAGGTDPVDKATPGTIRGDFGLETQFNLVHGSDSAESAQREIALWFPGA, encoded by the coding sequence GTGACTGAACGGACCCTCGTGCTGATCAAGCCGGACGGTGTGCAACGCGGACTGATCGGCGAGATCATCGGCCGCATCGAGCGCAAAGGCCTGACCGTCGCGGCGCTGGAGCTCAGGAACGTCAACGACGAGCTGGCCGGCCGTCATTACGCCGAGCACGAAGGCAAGCCGTTCTTCGGGTCGTTGCTCGAGTTCATCACGTCGGGCCCGGTGGTGGCGGCCGTCGTGGAAGGGCCGCGAGCGGTCGCGGCGTTTCGCCAGCTCGCCGGCGGCACCGACCCGGTGGACAAGGCCACGCCCGGCACCATCCGCGGCGACTTCGGCTTGGAAACCCAATTCAACCTGGTGCACGGCTCAGATTCGGCCGAGTCGGCGCAGCGCGAGATCGCGCTCTGGTTTCCCGGCGCCTAG
- a CDS encoding DUF4233 domain-containing protein, producing the protein MTGQPQGPADSGDPTPRADPWKSFGAVMAATLLLEAIVVLLAIPVVGAVGGGLSPASLGYLIGLAAALILLAGLQRRPWAIWVNLGVQLVLLAGFAVYPGVGFVGVLFTGVWVLIAYFRAEVRRRQRGGASPPG; encoded by the coding sequence ATGACCGGCCAGCCGCAAGGGCCCGCCGACTCCGGTGATCCGACACCGCGGGCCGACCCGTGGAAGAGCTTCGGTGCGGTCATGGCCGCGACACTGCTTCTCGAGGCGATCGTGGTGCTGCTGGCCATACCGGTGGTGGGCGCGGTGGGCGGCGGGCTGAGTCCGGCGTCGCTGGGGTATCTGATCGGGCTGGCCGCGGCACTGATCCTGCTCGCCGGGCTGCAGCGCAGACCGTGGGCGATCTGGGTGAACCTCGGCGTGCAGCTGGTACTGCTCGCCGGGTTCGCCGTGTACCCGGGCGTCGGCTTCGTCGGCGTGCTGTTCACCGGGGTATGGGTGCTGATCGCGTACTTCCGGGCCGAGGTCCGGCGGCGGCAGCGAGGGGGAGCGTCGCCGCCAGGCTGA
- the folC gene encoding bifunctional tetrahydrofolate synthase/dihydrofolate synthase, with the protein MSFESTDRPSTGMAPTPDEIASLLQVEHLLDQRWPETRIEPSLTRISALLDLLGSPQLSYPSIHIAGTNGKTSVARMVDALVTALHQRTGRTTSPHLQSVVERISIDGKPISPAQYVATYREIEPFVQMIDEQSQNAGGPAMSKFEVLTAMAFAAFADAPVDVAVVEVGMGGRWDATNVINAPVAVITPISKDHVDYLGDDIAGIAGEKAGIIHQAAEGSPDTVAVIARQRPEVMEVLLGQAVRADAAVAREESEFAVLGRQVAVGGQVLQLQGLGGVYSDIYLPLHGEHQAHNAVVALAAVEAFFGAGAQRQLDVEAVRAGFAAATSPGRLERMRSAPTVFIDAAHNPAGAAALARTLAAEFDFRTLVGVVSVLADKDVDGILQAVEPVFDSVVVTHNGSPRALDVESLAAAARERFGPDRVLSAANLSDAIDTATALVDEAAAQQGAEGGSFPGSGIVVTGSVVTAGAARTLFGRNPQ; encoded by the coding sequence ATGAGTTTCGAGTCGACAGACCGGCCATCCACCGGCATGGCGCCCACACCGGACGAGATCGCTTCGTTGCTGCAGGTCGAGCACCTGCTGGACCAGCGCTGGCCGGAGACCCGCATCGAGCCGAGCCTGACCAGGATCAGCGCGCTGCTGGACCTGCTGGGTTCACCGCAACTCAGCTATCCCTCGATTCACATCGCCGGGACCAACGGCAAGACGTCGGTGGCGCGGATGGTCGACGCATTGGTGACCGCGTTGCATCAACGGACCGGCCGCACCACCAGCCCGCACCTGCAGTCGGTGGTGGAACGGATCTCGATCGACGGAAAGCCGATCAGCCCGGCGCAGTACGTGGCGACGTACCGGGAAATCGAGCCGTTCGTACAGATGATCGATGAGCAGTCGCAGAATGCCGGCGGGCCGGCGATGAGCAAGTTCGAGGTGCTCACCGCGATGGCGTTCGCCGCGTTCGCCGACGCGCCCGTCGACGTCGCCGTGGTCGAGGTGGGTATGGGTGGACGATGGGACGCCACCAACGTCATCAATGCGCCGGTGGCGGTGATCACCCCGATCAGCAAGGACCATGTCGACTACCTCGGGGACGACATCGCCGGGATCGCAGGCGAGAAGGCGGGCATCATCCATCAAGCCGCCGAAGGCTCGCCCGATACGGTCGCGGTGATCGCGCGTCAGCGCCCGGAAGTCATGGAGGTGCTGCTGGGCCAGGCGGTCCGCGCCGACGCCGCGGTCGCCCGGGAGGAATCGGAGTTCGCCGTGCTGGGCCGCCAGGTCGCCGTCGGCGGTCAGGTGCTGCAACTGCAGGGCCTGGGCGGCGTGTACTCCGACATCTACCTGCCGCTGCACGGTGAACACCAGGCGCACAACGCGGTGGTGGCGCTGGCCGCCGTCGAGGCCTTCTTCGGCGCGGGTGCCCAGCGTCAGCTCGACGTCGAGGCGGTGCGGGCGGGATTCGCCGCGGCCACCAGCCCCGGCCGACTGGAACGGATGCGCAGCGCACCGACCGTGTTCATCGACGCCGCCCACAATCCCGCCGGGGCGGCTGCGCTGGCCCGGACGCTGGCCGCCGAGTTCGACTTCCGGACGTTGGTCGGGGTGGTCAGTGTGCTGGCCGACAAGGACGTCGACGGCATTCTGCAAGCGGTGGAGCCGGTGTTCGACTCGGTTGTGGTGACCCACAACGGGTCACCGCGCGCGCTGGATGTCGAGTCGCTGGCCGCGGCGGCCCGGGAGCGGTTCGGACCCGATCGGGTGCTGTCCGCCGCGAACCTGAGCGATGCCATCGACACGGCGACCGCGCTGGTCGACGAGGCGGCCGCCCAACAAGGAGCCGAAGGGGGCTCGTTCCCCGGCTCCGGAATCGTCGTCACCGGATCGGTCGTCACCGCCGGGGCCGCCCGCACGCTATTCGGACGTAACCCGCAATGA
- a CDS encoding valine--tRNA ligase, giving the protein MEGAIYQKWLDAGYFTADPTSSKPAYSIVLPPPNVTGSLHMGHALEHTMMDALTRRKRMQGYEVLWQPGTDHAGIATQSVVEKQLAVDGKTKEDFGRELFVDKVWDWKRESGGAIGGQMRRLGDGVDWSRDRFTMDEGLSRAVRTIFKRLYDAGLIYQAERLVNWSPVLQTAISDLEVNYLDVEGELVSFRYGSLDDSQPHIVVATTRVETMLGDTAIAVHPDDDRYRDLVGTSLPHPFVDRQLIIVADEHVDPEFGTGAVKVTPAHDPNDFEIGMRHSLPMPSIMDTKGRIAGTGTPFDGMDRFEARVAVREALAAQGRVVEEKRPYLHSVGHSERSGEPIEPRLSLQWWVRVESLAKAAGDAVRNGDTVIHPASLEPRWFTWVDDMHDWCISRQLWWGHRIPIWYGPDGEKVCVGPDETPPEGWDQDPDVLDTWFSSALWPFSTLGWPEKTPELEKFYPTSVLVTGYDILFFWVARMMMFGTFVGGDDVITLDGRRGPQVPFTDVFLHGLIRDEFGRKMSKSKGNVIDPLEWMDTFGADALRFTLARGASPGGDLAIGEDAVRASRNFTTKLFNATRYALLNGATKPSEAPLPAPAELTDADRWILGRLEEVRAEVDSAFDSYEFSRACEALYHFAWDEFCDWYVELAKTQLAEGLSHTTAVLAAALDTLLRLLHPVIPFITEALWQALTREESLVVADWPRPSGITLDPVAAQRISDMQKLVTEVRRFRSDQGLADRQKVPARLAGIDESDLNTQVAAVTSLAWLAAAGPDFRPSVSLEVRLSRARVVVELDTSGTIDVAAERRRLEKELAAAQKELAATGAKLANADFLAKAPEAVVDKIRDRQRLAQEETDRITARLAALQ; this is encoded by the coding sequence ACCGGCAGCCTGCATATGGGCCACGCACTGGAACACACCATGATGGACGCCCTGACCCGCCGAAAACGGATGCAGGGCTACGAGGTGCTGTGGCAGCCGGGCACCGACCATGCCGGTATCGCCACCCAGAGCGTGGTGGAAAAGCAGCTGGCGGTCGACGGCAAGACCAAAGAGGACTTCGGCCGTGAGCTGTTCGTCGACAAGGTCTGGGACTGGAAGCGGGAGTCGGGCGGGGCGATAGGTGGTCAGATGCGCCGCCTCGGCGACGGGGTGGACTGGAGCCGCGACCGGTTCACCATGGACGAGGGGCTGTCGCGGGCGGTGCGGACGATCTTCAAGAGGCTCTACGACGCCGGGCTGATCTATCAGGCCGAGCGGCTGGTCAACTGGTCACCGGTGCTTCAGACGGCGATCTCGGATCTGGAGGTCAACTACCTCGACGTCGAAGGCGAGCTGGTGTCGTTCCGGTACGGCTCGCTGGACGACTCGCAACCGCACATCGTTGTCGCCACCACCCGCGTGGAGACGATGCTCGGCGATACCGCCATCGCGGTCCACCCCGACGACGATCGCTATCGCGACCTGGTCGGCACGAGCCTGCCGCACCCGTTTGTCGACCGGCAGCTGATCATCGTTGCCGACGAGCATGTGGACCCCGAATTCGGCACCGGCGCAGTCAAAGTCACGCCCGCTCACGACCCGAATGACTTCGAGATCGGGATGCGGCACAGCCTGCCGATGCCCTCGATCATGGACACCAAGGGCCGGATCGCCGGCACCGGAACACCATTCGATGGCATGGACCGATTCGAAGCACGGGTCGCGGTGCGCGAGGCGCTGGCCGCCCAAGGCCGCGTCGTCGAGGAGAAACGCCCCTACCTGCACAGCGTGGGACATTCCGAGCGCAGCGGGGAGCCGATCGAACCGCGGCTGTCGTTGCAGTGGTGGGTTCGGGTGGAGTCGTTGGCCAAGGCCGCTGGCGACGCGGTGCGCAACGGCGACACCGTGATTCACCCCGCCAGCCTGGAACCGCGCTGGTTCACCTGGGTCGACGACATGCACGACTGGTGCATCTCGCGACAGCTGTGGTGGGGTCATCGCATCCCGATCTGGTACGGACCCGACGGCGAAAAGGTATGTGTCGGACCGGATGAAACGCCCCCGGAGGGCTGGGACCAGGACCCCGACGTGCTGGACACCTGGTTCTCCTCCGCGCTGTGGCCGTTCTCCACGCTGGGCTGGCCCGAAAAGACGCCGGAGCTGGAAAAGTTCTATCCGACAAGCGTTCTGGTCACCGGCTACGACATCTTGTTCTTCTGGGTGGCGCGGATGATGATGTTCGGCACCTTCGTGGGCGGCGACGACGTCATCACGCTCGACGGCCGCCGCGGCCCCCAGGTGCCGTTCACCGACGTGTTCCTGCACGGGCTGATTCGTGACGAGTTCGGCCGCAAGATGAGTAAGTCCAAGGGCAACGTCATCGATCCGTTGGAGTGGATGGACACGTTCGGTGCCGATGCGTTGCGGTTCACGCTGGCCCGTGGAGCCAGCCCCGGTGGCGACCTGGCGATCGGCGAAGACGCCGTCCGCGCGTCGCGCAACTTCACCACCAAGCTGTTCAACGCGACGCGCTACGCACTGCTCAACGGCGCCACCAAGCCTTCCGAAGCGCCCTTGCCGGCGCCGGCCGAGCTGACCGACGCCGACCGCTGGATCCTGGGACGACTGGAAGAGGTTCGAGCCGAAGTGGATTCGGCCTTCGACAGCTACGAGTTCAGCCGCGCCTGCGAAGCGTTGTATCACTTCGCCTGGGACGAGTTCTGCGACTGGTATGTCGAACTGGCAAAAACCCAACTGGCCGAAGGGCTCTCGCATACCACCGCGGTACTGGCAGCGGCGTTGGACACGCTGCTTCGGTTGCTGCACCCGGTGATCCCGTTCATCACCGAGGCGCTCTGGCAGGCTTTGACCCGGGAAGAGTCCCTGGTGGTCGCCGACTGGCCGCGGCCCTCCGGGATCACTCTGGATCCCGTTGCTGCGCAGCGCATCAGCGATATGCAAAAGCTGGTGACCGAGGTCCGGCGATTCCGCAGCGATCAGGGCCTCGCCGACCGGCAAAAGGTGCCGGCCCGGCTGGCCGGTATCGACGAGTCGGACCTGAACACTCAGGTTGCCGCCGTGACATCGCTGGCATGGCTCGCCGCTGCGGGGCCGGATTTCCGCCCGTCGGTGTCATTGGAAGTTCGGCTGAGCCGGGCAAGGGTCGTCGTCGAACTCGACACCTCCGGCACGATCGACGTGGCCGCTGAACGTCGCCGGCTGGAAAAGGAATTGGCCGCGGCGCAAAAGGAGCTGGCAGCAACCGGCGCCAAATTGGCGAACGCGGATTTCTTGGCCAAGGCGCCCGAAGCTGTTGTTGACAAGATCCGCGACCGGCAGCGGCTGGCGCAAGAGGAAACCGACCGCATCACCGCCAGGCTGGCTGCGCTGCAATGA